Within Conger conger chromosome 3, fConCon1.1, whole genome shotgun sequence, the genomic segment CCAGCTCAGTGGTGAGAACAAATAGGTTAAGTGGAAAGAAATTACCATAGTAATGagacatatactcacacagtacAGTCCTACTGGTAATCCTGCACTGTGATCCAGCTgcaacaaataaaatcaaaactactactgtttctttctttcttttttaatagaACAGTAAATAGAGCACTCGAAAGTTTAAATAAGATACAGGCCTAAATTTTAAACGAACATTTACAAACAGCGTGGTGGAGTGGAGGTAGATTTCTGTCAACACAGCACTTATTCGCTCCTACTATTTGAGAGAGTGTGATAGTTATGAGGTagagcatttttaaatgttcttttttatggACTTATACTTATGtatattacttatttttatatacatgagaagattgagagagagagagagagagagagagagagagagagagagagaatgctcAAATCTTGGCCAGAGTTAGTacctggagacacacacacacacacacacacacacaatacacacacaatacacaatagtgtgcaaaaacatacaaaaatatgtaaatCCTTCCCATATATTAGAAATGGTTTTCAAATAACTCATGCGAGTACTcccttattttttaaatgtttttatgtaaattTCAAATATCACTTTAAGGAAATGTTTCATTCGGTTTTATCAGACTGTAATTAACTCCTTGGTCTTTGTGGGACTAACAGAAAAAGTGAATCCCCTTCAGTGTCAAGGATTGAGTGTGCACTGTGCACACAATAGAATAGATAATTGAAAATAACACTTATTTTATTAATCAAACCATTTCTTATTTTACACGACAGTCACCAACAGACTAAAAAGATCAGGTCAGAACTGGTGGAATTCATTACGACAAAAATACATCAGCAAAAATGCATCGGACTCAGATTGTAATTACATTAAGGTTAATCTAAAGGCAAATATTAACACATGAGTAGATGTTTGTCCCAATGTCAGAGCTAtgaatttgtttgtgtgcattagtAATGTAATAACGGGAGAGCTgttgtttaaacatttaaacaacgttaattaaatgttttgagtgttgtTTGAGTACATTTTGCGACAGTTTTACAATGTTATGCGGGGCTATGCATGCAGGGCTGccttgtgcgtgtgtatacttGTAACCCTAGCCTTCAAATCACATTTCTACCCCCCAAAAATCATACTTACTACATTTCATTCATCGTAAAACATTTGAAAGTCATTATAATCACCATTATTGTCTAGATGACTTAGGACATTTCTGCAAAAATATCTCTGGTAACAATTTTGACACTGGCATTATAAAAATAGTTACTGTTCTATTATAGCGACATATACATTACATATActcacatgtactgtatgtgcgtgttaCCTGTGCaagtatgcgtgtgtctgtgtgtgtgcgggtgtgtgtgcgtaaatgagtttgtgtctgcgtgtgggtatgtacacgcatgtgcacatgtgtgtctctgtgtgtgtgtgtgtatgtgcacgtgcgtgtgtctccgcacgtgtgtgtgtgtgtatgtgcgtgtgtgagtgcgtgtgtgcgtgtatgtgcgtgtgtttccgtgtgtgtgtgcgtgcgtgtgtgtgtgtatgtatgggcgcgcgtgtgtgtgtgcgtgtgtgtgtgcgcgttgtgtgtgcgtgtgtgtgtgtgtctctgtgcgcgtgtgtatgtgcgtgtgtgtatgtgcgattgtgtgtgtgtgtgtgcgtgtgtgtgtgtatgtgcgtgtgtgtgtgcgcgtgtgtgtgcgtgtgtgtgtgtctgtgcgtgtgtgtgtgtgtgtgtgtgtgtgcgtgtgtgtgtgtctgtgcctgtgtgtgtgtgtgtgtgtagaggccaggctgggggagggtgtgttacAGCCAGCCCCACTGCCTGGGCGCACAGTCCTGCCCCACTGGCTTTCAGCCTGGCTGGACACAGCTCATTTGCATGTGGAGATTTCGCCCGGGGCCCGTCCCCTCCCGGAGCCACTGGCTGTGGGACAAGGAGACGCTGTGCTGGCAGAGAGGACATGTCACATTCATGTAGCTCCACTAATCAGCTCTGCCAAAGCCAGAACCGCCACAGACTACGTGAAGAAATGCAGATAATGGTATACAGCTAGAGACAAGGCATCACCATACAAGGGAgagctgctggtgtgtgtgtgtgtgtgtgtgtgtgtgtgtgtgtgcgtgcgtgtgcgcgtgtgtgtgtgtgtgtacgtgtgtgtgtatgtgtgtaaatgcatgtgtagacaacttcagaGTGATTTGGTGAAGTGCTAGTGACCCCTATGGGCAAGATTTTGCAGAGGGGGCAAGCTTTAGTGCTCATGGAAACTTTATCCTCctgattgattttatttctcATAATATGCGTTTTTATTTACATGTACAGCACACGGGAACAAAGCGAAAGAGGTACTGCGGCAATAATCCAGATTTGAGAACCCTGACTTTTCTGTCCAGAAGTGCAAAGCTCGCGCTCCCCGCCGTAAACCTCTAAAGCCGGAAGAACAATGAGCTCTCCGCGGCGCGGCTCCTCACCAAACACAGGAGACGCGCGGAGACGCGGAGGTATTATCACCTCCCCGTTCGCCGCCCGGCGACGCGTTCATCGGAGGCATGAATTCTATCTGGGTCCGCGCTCTCGGGCGCAGGTAACCGCAGGCGCTAACTCCGGCTCTGCCCGCCCGGCGTTCCAGCGGACGGGAGCGGGACTCGGAGCGGGGGCCGCGTGACGGTGGCGGTATCAGCCCCGCGCAGCTTAGCGCCTCCCCAGCTAGTCGCGCGACTTTTTCTCAAAAGGGGGCCCGAGTCGTCGCCCCAGCCCCGCCGCTGTAATCCCGTCGCACAAACGGCGAGGGATTCGCAGCGGCCCACTCGAGgaaagagggagcgagagaaagggagggggggggggagcggagaAAGACAGCGAGTTCACAGAAACGGTGGGAGATTCCGATTTTTTTTGCCAGACACATAATACCTGACAGAATTTTACCCCCTCTGTTTGTAACCTGTGCATTGTATTAATATCATTATGCAAATGCTCTGCCAAGCCGAGCGAGCGCTCCATTCATCCAAAAGCAGGAGCGGGCGACTCGCTCCCAACTTTTCCTTCTTATCCGGGGAGCGAAAGTCTCGGCTCCCGggatatatatactgtacttaaaaatgacaaataacgcTCCGCCAAAGAAGTTTAAATAGCGCCCTGAAGGTGCTAATAAGCCGGAGAGCAAGGCAGATAATAGCACGGAGAGCAGATCTGGATCCCAGGCTAACATCTCTGCTGCTGCCCCCTTCCAGTAATCCAGGGCGTTTCGGGAGGGGGCGGAAACTTCCAGAAGGACGCATTAGTGTCTTCCACACATGTGCTCTCCACGCCAGCCTCCCCTAATCCCTATTGtacttctcttttctctccctctctccctctctctctccccgctccccctccctccctcctctttccctctgactgagtaaatCCCCTCGGACGAGGTGACAGGCTTCATTCAGCGGCGGGGCGCGAGGTAACAGCTGCACAGGGGCCTGTGTGAAAGGCCCCCGCCCTGCGCGCCTgtccccggccccggcccccctgctccccccccgTCCCAGCTGAGcgcccccctgccctgcccgcGCCTCCTCTGTGCGTCTCCTGACAGGCTGGAGGCCAGGAGGGGACAGGGAGCGGGGGGCGCTGAGggttagagggagggaggacatAAGCACGGCTGCAGGAGCACCTCAAAGTCGTACTGGTCACAGGTGAAGCTACTGTAAAAGTGTGTAAATGACATATGCGGAGGGAAATGACTGCACTCTACAGTACATTTCCTCCATGTGTAATATCATCTGTTGAAGACAACCGGAACTTGCGTTCCGCGTCCATAAAGTTTTCGCTCGGACGTTTCGCCGACGTTTacagtaatatttattttcttgataaaaacaaaaaaggctttgCAGCACTGTGCGGAGGCTGACCTGGCGGTGGGGAGCGGGGGTGTGGGTGGGCTGGGGGAGCGCCCGTCTGCTGCGGCCCTCGTCTGTGACAGGATGTTAGCACTCGGCTCTCTCCCTCGCGCTGTCTTCCGCCTAACGAGGCCCCGCTCGCGGGCGCATATGTGGCCGCCTCATTAACGGCCACATGAAAGAGAGGGGGCCTGAGACAGGCAGCTGAGTGAGGACCCGAACAGGGAGCGTTAACCCGCGGGGTGACACGAGGCCAGACGGTGGGAGGGGGACCTTTTTCATCCTCATAACCCACCTCAACACCTTCCTTCCATCGTCCTCACTGCAGCTCGCATGGTCAGCATCGCCGTAATCATCATCGCCTTCGCCCTCATTGCTatggtcatcatcatcatcatcactgtaaTCATCATAATcttcatcatcagcatcatcatcgctgtgatcatcattatcatcatcagtcatcatagtcatcatcatcagcgtcatcatcatcagcatcatcacagTGATCATCATAATCTTCATCAGTCATCATagccatcatcatcaccatcatcatcatcaacatcatcagcatcatcactgtgatcatcattatcatcatcagtcatcatagtcatcatcatcatcagcatcatcactgTGATCATCataatcttcatcatcatcatcatcatcatcatcatcatagtcATCATCATGGTCACCATCATCACTAGCATCTTCATCATCTTGTTCCTGATCActgtcaccatcatcatcatcattgtcgcTATCATCttcattcatcatcatcatcatcatcaattgGATAATTTGTAATTGGATAATTAGAAGTGTCCTTCTCCCCATGTTGCACTCATCCTCTCCTGCCATAACTTATtacttctttcttttctgtgaATTATTATTAAGATGCTGACAATACCCAGAGTAACAATGCCGTTGCGGTCAGCGGCGGTAATGAATAACGCTAATAGAAGCCGTGTGAACAGAGCGCATGTGAGTTATGCCTGCAGAAAGGTCTCCATTACTGTTGCAGCCAGCCTGCAGATCCCTGATTTAAGACACTGGGTTCAGAGCCGCTGTGGTGTAAAACGAGCGGGTTCCCAGGGCCGAGAGCGAGCTTACTCACGCTGAGGCTCCTGTTTCTGGAGTGAGTCTGTCATCCCGCCCGTGAACAAGCCTCTTCATCAGACAACAGAGGATCGGAAACAACTGACACATGTTTTCATCAGGTCCTCAACAAAAACACACCTCACTACAACtcactgtctgtgagtgagagagagagaga encodes:
- the LOC133123510 gene encoding uncharacterized protein LOC133123510, which codes for MMMMMNEDDSDNDDDDGDSDQEQDDEDASDDGDHDDDYDDDDDDDDDEDYDDHTACLRPPLFHVAVNEAATYAPASGASLGGRQREGESRVLTSCHRRGPQQTGAPPAHPHPRSPPPAPPAPCPLLASSLSGDAQRRRGQGRGALSWDGGGAGGPGPGTGAQGGGLSHRPLCSCYLAPRR